From one Bacteroides intestinalis DSM 17393 genomic stretch:
- a CDS encoding TonB-dependent receptor plug domain-containing protein, which translates to MNNCYRGYILIAFWVCSLVVYGQTEMQAIDTLRNIRLQEVIVTATQSNAPGTRSVIGQDAIRHIQATDLSVLSQLLPGVLVRNPDLNAPAAFTIRSATSENTTNALGTAIEVDGLRMNNNANMQQMGLEGRGSLFNSTVLSGFDVRSLSPSSVESVEVIRGVPSARYGDVTSGVVLVKSKAGIQPLTIGIRLTATEKLASVGKGIAISNNGGTLYLGADYALSNQSPQVFEESFQRFGIQAAYAKDFRSATLRLNMCGYWMKDNDKRGQNTVDGEFRKYQDQNISFSANGQWKLNRSWISNLEYQLGFTYGSQKNESSTYYSGTQQVTTYTAQAGEHAGVFLPPHYFSQLSVEGKPLSGDVSLTANHRKTMGENISNHFQLGLHAEVEGNRGKGISFDPLCPPLEMLRVRTRSYRDIPLLYKYSAFAENHFILRYGKMRTEVQAGVRFTQLPTKRLQRNSSVDPRINLSQIFIDRTDDVFLSRFSVRLGWGLMHKMPVLTYLYPDKSYTDMNCFTYNDAENNQRLTVMHTFITDRNFNSDLRLPVNQKFEIGVNFRIGGVTADVVWFKEHLKNGYCTSQLAEPFSYRRYSPLISKGEQPELTDEGVMNDGELLPYTLNTTFATYLSPQNGIEQEKQGIEYTIGPIHSKALRSSFYISGGYLDVCEKNTALSALHPQIEVNGKAYPYVGIYETGPSVANTQIWQQLNSRFQCVTQIPRIGLITSLTLQAVWMDKQQRGMESRFNNPVYTDSNDQKCLNPVYYIDGEGNQHPFTPDMATDECFADLVIRANTTTAFLKDSYKPYFLLNLRVTKEIGRHVSVAFCANNLLQSNPKRYRQSIQKYAIVNPDLYYGAEISIRF; encoded by the coding sequence ATGAATAATTGTTACAGGGGCTATATATTAATTGCTTTTTGGGTTTGTTCGCTGGTGGTATATGGACAGACTGAAATGCAGGCTATAGATACTCTTCGCAACATCCGGTTACAGGAGGTGATTGTTACTGCTACTCAATCAAATGCTCCGGGAACACGTTCTGTCATTGGGCAGGATGCTATTCGTCATATACAGGCTACTGATCTTTCTGTTTTATCTCAATTACTACCCGGTGTTCTTGTACGCAATCCGGATCTGAATGCTCCGGCTGCCTTTACCATCCGCAGTGCAACTTCTGAAAATACGACTAATGCTTTAGGGACAGCCATAGAGGTGGATGGACTCCGCATGAATAATAATGCCAATATGCAGCAAATGGGACTTGAAGGTAGGGGCAGCCTTTTTAATAGCACGGTGTTATCCGGTTTCGACGTGCGTTCCTTGTCTCCATCTTCTGTGGAGTCGGTCGAGGTGATACGTGGTGTTCCTTCGGCACGTTATGGAGATGTGACCAGTGGGGTTGTTCTGGTCAAGTCGAAAGCCGGGATACAACCTCTTACCATCGGTATTCGTCTGACAGCTACGGAGAAACTTGCTTCTGTGGGGAAGGGCATTGCGATCAGTAATAATGGGGGAACTCTCTATTTAGGAGCAGATTATGCACTTTCAAATCAATCGCCTCAAGTCTTTGAAGAATCTTTTCAAAGATTTGGAATCCAAGCGGCTTATGCGAAGGATTTCCGGTCTGCTACTTTGCGTCTTAATATGTGTGGTTATTGGATGAAGGATAATGATAAAAGAGGGCAGAATACGGTGGATGGTGAATTTCGGAAATATCAGGATCAAAACATATCCTTTTCTGCTAATGGACAGTGGAAATTGAATCGTTCCTGGATTTCCAATCTTGAATATCAGCTAGGGTTTACGTATGGGAGCCAGAAGAATGAATCCAGTACATATTATTCGGGAACACAGCAAGTCACTACCTATACCGCGCAGGCAGGTGAACATGCCGGAGTGTTCCTGCCTCCCCATTATTTCTCTCAGTTATCCGTTGAAGGCAAGCCGTTGAGCGGAGATGTATCGTTGACTGCCAATCACAGAAAAACGATGGGTGAGAATATCAGTAACCATTTTCAACTGGGGCTTCATGCTGAGGTGGAAGGGAATCGTGGAAAAGGAATCAGTTTCGATCCTCTTTGTCCTCCCTTGGAAATGCTCAGAGTGCGGACAAGGTCTTATCGGGATATACCTTTATTATATAAGTATTCTGCTTTTGCTGAAAATCACTTTATTCTCCGTTATGGGAAGATGCGGACCGAAGTGCAGGCGGGGGTGCGTTTTACTCAGTTGCCGACTAAGCGTCTACAACGGAACTCTTCTGTTGATCCGCGTATCAATCTTTCCCAGATATTTATTGATAGGACGGATGATGTTTTTCTAAGTCGTTTCAGTGTACGTCTGGGGTGGGGATTGATGCATAAGATGCCTGTACTTACTTATTTGTATCCCGATAAATCGTATACGGATATGAATTGTTTTACGTACAATGATGCTGAGAATAATCAGCGTCTGACCGTCATGCATACATTTATAACTGACCGTAATTTTAACTCCGACTTGCGTTTGCCTGTTAATCAGAAGTTTGAAATAGGGGTGAATTTCCGGATAGGAGGTGTTACTGCGGATGTGGTATGGTTTAAGGAACATCTCAAAAATGGCTATTGTACCTCTCAACTTGCCGAACCTTTTTCCTATCGCCGCTATTCCCCTTTGATCAGTAAAGGAGAACAACCGGAATTGACGGATGAGGGTGTCATGAATGATGGTGAACTTCTTCCATATACTTTGAATACTACGTTTGCTACCTATTTATCACCCCAGAATGGTATAGAACAGGAAAAACAAGGTATTGAATATACCATTGGTCCGATTCATTCAAAGGCACTGCGTTCTTCATTTTACATAAGTGGCGGATATCTGGATGTATGCGAAAAGAATACGGCCCTTTCTGCCTTGCATCCCCAGATAGAAGTGAATGGAAAAGCTTACCCTTATGTAGGTATTTACGAAACAGGGCCTTCTGTTGCGAATACTCAAATCTGGCAGCAATTGAATAGCCGGTTTCAGTGTGTTACTCAAATTCCCAGAATCGGTTTGATCACAAGCCTAACGCTTCAGGCGGTGTGGATGGATAAACAACAGCGGGGAATGGAGAGCCGGTTTAATAATCCTGTGTACACGGATAGTAATGATCAGAAGTGCTTGAATCCGGTTTATTATATAGATGGAGAGGGAAACCAACATCCTTTCACGCCGGACATGGCGACGGATGAATGTTTTGCTGATTTAGTGATCAGAGCGAATACTACTACCGCTTTTCTGAAGGACTCGTATAAACCTTATTTCTTATTGAATCTTCGGGTTACTAAAGAGATAGGACGTCATGTTTCGGTTGCTTTTTGTGCTAATAATCTGCTGCAATCCAATCCGAAACGATATCGGCAGAGCATACAGAAATATGCAATTGTGAATCCGGATTTATATTATGGTGCGGAAATTAGTATCCGTTTTTAA
- a CDS encoding helix-turn-helix domain-containing protein, with protein sequence MNNLNQQLESKSEKEVVEKEVLINGKKNSKVYLTPQKIDEINQLLQTPEFIYDQKIKLEQFAQRVAVNSTYLNRYFNQEYGCSFLQYLTSLRIEKAEMLLRDSNAEIEDICYNTGFNSPSAFHKAFKNRYGCSPSEWRRRCLT encoded by the coding sequence GTGAATAACCTAAATCAACAACTAGAAAGCAAATCAGAAAAAGAAGTCGTAGAAAAAGAGGTGCTCATAAATGGCAAGAAGAACTCCAAAGTATACTTGACTCCTCAAAAGATCGATGAAATAAACCAACTATTACAAACACCGGAATTCATTTATGATCAAAAAATAAAATTGGAGCAGTTTGCTCAAAGAGTGGCAGTCAATTCCACCTATTTAAATAGATATTTCAATCAAGAATATGGATGTAGTTTCCTTCAATACCTTACGTCACTTCGCATCGAAAAAGCAGAAATGCTGCTAAGAGATTCGAATGCAGAAATAGAAGACATCTGTTATAATACAGGTTTCAACAGCCCTTCTGCATTTCACAAAGCTTTTAAAAACCGATATGGTTGCTCTCCCTCGGAATGGAGAAGAAGATGTCTCACTTAA
- a CDS encoding contractile injection system tape measure protein — MKNEKIDMSRETGTFRVSQEGMYIITGTNSRHGITVSAGVRATIVLQDANLCDLENMGVAFHIAEDCHITVILEGNNMLHSGREMAAIQSRKNSILIIKGDGKLIAYGGEGAAGIGCGYATECGDIIIESGTIEAYAGYQHETSWRAGSAGIGGAGQYAGRKSKCGNITITGGKIMAKCDKGNWDIGPGDEGTCGSVKVDKNAIAPGVRVYGSHLGTEQYRDLKHIPISNAGLVILFPFLPMLFMRLNMLSQDRRGFNSNESKVRAIFILQHLMASEDREYDEKDLFLNRLLINYPFNEPLPKRMELNQDELNTIDSLLEAAKTNWEKMRNTSMRGFQEAFLRRAGFIEKTEREWVLTVEERAFDILLDSIPWSYKLVRLPWMENILKVNWR; from the coding sequence ATGAAAAATGAAAAAATAGACATGAGTAGGGAAACGGGTACTTTCCGTGTCTCCCAAGAAGGAATGTATATTATTACAGGTACCAATTCAAGACATGGAATAACAGTATCTGCCGGAGTACGTGCAACAATTGTTCTACAAGATGCTAACTTATGTGATCTGGAAAACATGGGTGTTGCATTCCATATTGCGGAAGACTGTCATATCACGGTGATTCTTGAAGGAAACAATATGCTACACAGTGGCCGTGAAATGGCTGCAATCCAATCAAGAAAGAATTCCATCCTGATTATTAAAGGTGATGGGAAATTAATTGCGTACGGTGGAGAAGGTGCAGCTGGTATAGGATGCGGATATGCTACCGAATGTGGTGACATTATTATCGAAAGTGGAACGATAGAAGCCTATGCGGGTTATCAGCACGAGACTTCCTGGCGCGCGGGATCTGCAGGAATAGGCGGTGCCGGTCAATATGCAGGTCGAAAAAGCAAATGTGGAAACATAACTATTACAGGAGGAAAAATCATGGCTAAATGCGACAAAGGAAACTGGGATATTGGTCCGGGCGATGAAGGAACTTGTGGCAGTGTAAAAGTAGATAAGAATGCAATAGCTCCCGGAGTGCGTGTATATGGTTCTCATTTAGGTACAGAACAATATAGAGATTTGAAACACATACCTATATCCAATGCAGGATTGGTCATTCTCTTCCCATTTCTACCAATGCTTTTTATGAGACTTAATATGTTAAGCCAAGATCGCAGGGGTTTCAATAGTAACGAATCAAAAGTACGAGCTATATTCATTTTACAACACCTCATGGCAAGTGAAGACAGGGAGTATGATGAAAAAGATCTGTTCCTCAACCGTTTGTTAATAAATTATCCCTTCAACGAGCCACTCCCTAAAAGAATGGAACTAAATCAAGATGAACTTAACACAATAGATTCTCTATTGGAAGCAGCAAAGACAAACTGGGAAAAAATGAGGAATACCTCAATGAGAGGTTTTCAAGAAGCTTTTTTGAGAAGAGCAGGATTTATAGAAAAGACTGAAAGGGAATGGGTTCTAACTGTAGAAGAACGTGCATTCGATATATTATTGGATAGCATTCCCTGGTCATACAAACTTGTACGGTTACCATGGATGGAAAATATACTCAAGGTTAACTGGAGATAA
- a CDS encoding class I fructose-bisphosphate aldolase: MSKTVDLLGQQAEYYLNHTCKTIDKKLIHVPGPDAIDKIWVDSDRNVRTLNSLQALYGHGRLANTGYVSILPVDQDIEHTAGASFAPNPIYFDPENIVKLAIEGGCNAVASTFGILGAVARKYAHKIPFVVKLNHNELLTYPNSYDQVMFGTVKEAWNMGAVAVGATIYFGSEQSRRQIIEISQAFEYAHELGMATILWCYLRNNDFKKDGTDYHAAADLTGQANHIGVTIKADIVKQKLPSNNGGFTAIHFGKTDERMYSELATSHPIDLCRYQVANGYMGRVGLINSGGESHGESDLRDAVVTAVINKRAGGMGLISGRKAFQKPMEEGVQLLNTIQDVYLDSSITIA; encoded by the coding sequence ATGAGTAAAACAGTTGATTTGTTGGGACAACAGGCAGAATATTACCTGAACCATACGTGTAAGACAATAGATAAGAAATTAATTCATGTTCCTGGACCTGATGCGATTGATAAAATCTGGGTGGACTCTGACAGAAATGTACGTACCCTCAATAGCTTGCAGGCTTTGTACGGGCATGGACGCTTGGCGAATACCGGGTATGTATCCATTCTGCCGGTCGACCAGGATATAGAACATACAGCCGGAGCATCATTTGCTCCTAATCCGATCTATTTTGATCCTGAAAATATAGTGAAACTGGCAATCGAAGGAGGTTGTAATGCAGTTGCATCCACATTTGGTATATTAGGGGCTGTTGCCCGTAAATATGCCCATAAGATACCTTTCGTTGTAAAACTGAACCATAATGAACTGCTTACTTATCCAAACTCTTATGATCAGGTGATGTTTGGAACCGTAAAAGAAGCATGGAATATGGGTGCGGTAGCTGTTGGTGCTACTATCTATTTCGGTTCGGAGCAAAGTCGTCGTCAGATTATTGAGATATCACAAGCTTTTGAATATGCTCATGAGTTAGGTATGGCAACCATTCTCTGGTGTTATCTCAGAAACAATGATTTTAAGAAAGATGGCACTGATTATCATGCGGCAGCCGACCTTACCGGACAGGCTAACCACATTGGAGTGACCATCAAGGCTGATATTGTAAAGCAAAAACTTCCTTCCAATAATGGTGGATTCACGGCTATCCATTTTGGTAAAACGGATGAAAGAATGTATTCTGAACTCGCAACTTCACATCCTATCGATCTTTGTCGCTACCAGGTTGCTAATGGTTATATGGGGCGTGTCGGTTTGATTAATTCCGGTGGTGAATCTCATGGAGAATCGGATTTGCGTGATGCTGTTGTTACAGCGGTTATCAATAAACGTGCCGGTGGAATGGGATTGATCAGTGGACGGAAAGCATTCCAAAAGCCAATGGAAGAGGGTGTTCAATTATTGAATACCATTCAGGATGTTTATTTGGATTCTTCAATAACGATTGCATAA
- a CDS encoding hybrid sensor histidine kinase/response regulator transcription factor, whose translation MKISLNIRQIFLFTVLFISSSVSRCQVYKYIGLENGLSNQKIYYIQKDRRGYMWFLTQEGVDRYDGKYIKHYNFSDDSIKLDSRIALNWLYMDSGNILWVIGQKGRIFRYDSQHDKFKLAYIHPELIRNKPQAFLNYGYLDKNDRIWLCYKDSITWYDIRTGTTLHMPTPVNGEITAIEQTDSNHFFIGTGNGLFHAGIEKGKLNIMPDKMVEGIGTSVHELYYHAVSKQLFVGNYKEGILIYDVGKTGKIIPCQSPNNVEINRIVALNAHELLVATGGKGVYKLDMNTCMSEPYITADYNSYNGMNGNNINDIYVDEEERIWLANYPTGITIRNNRYGSYDLIRHSLGNSLSLVNDQVHDVLEDSDGDLWFATSNGISLYQTDTKEWHSFLSSFDPVPDDENHIFLALCEASPGVIWAGGFMSGICKIEKRKGFKISHLSPAAIAGVRPDQYIFDIKKDSGGDIWSGGYHHLKRINLETKSVRLYPGVNSITTIQEKDTRQMWIGTRMGLYQLDKESGVYQYVDLPIESPYICALFQRDDGILYIGTRGAGLLVYNINKKKFIHQYRTDNCALISDNIHTILPRQDESLLMGTENGITIYSPRKHSFRNWTREQGLMSVNFNTGSATTYSNNTLVFGGNDGAVRFPIDIQIPEPHYSRLLLRDFMIAYHPVYPGDDGSPLEKDIDETDRLELAYGQNSFSLDVVSINYDYPSNILYSWKIDGFHKEWSRPSLDNRIVVRNLPPGSYTLQIRAISNEEKYKTYETRSIQIVITPPAWASVWAMAGYAILLVLVMVIIFRIIILHRQKKVSDEKTRFFINTAHDIRTPLTLIKAPLEEVIENRMVKEQALPHINMALKNVNALLQLATNLINFERVDVYSSTLYVSEYELNSYMDNVCATFRKYAEMKHVRFVYESNFDYLNVWFDSDKMGSILKNILSNALKYTPEGGSVRIYACEEGNSWSIEVKDTGIGIPSCEQKKLFRNCFRGSNVINLKVTGSGIGLMLVYKLVKLHKGRIHIQSTEHEGTCVQVTFPKGNSHLHKAKFISPKIPNECSETIVSGGTPGLLSMEISQVNGSLQRILIVEDNDDLRNYLIDMFKTGYNVQSCPNGKEALVIVREFDPDLVISDIMMPEMGGDELCSVIKGDLEISHIPVILLTALGDEKNMLEGLEIGADAYITKPFSVGILKATVKNILANRTLLRQVYNSIEDREQTLPVNCTNTLDWKFIASVKECIENNMGNSDFNVDMLSSQHHMSRTSFFNQLKALTGYAPADYIRMIRLQHAAQLLKQGEHTVTEIADMVGFSDAKYFREVFKKYYNVSPSKFNTKSEN comes from the coding sequence ATGAAAATATCTTTAAACATTAGACAAATTTTTCTTTTTACTGTTCTTTTCATCAGTAGTTCCGTAAGCAGGTGCCAAGTTTATAAGTACATAGGACTGGAAAACGGCTTGAGCAACCAGAAAATATATTATATCCAAAAAGACCGAAGGGGATATATGTGGTTTCTAACCCAGGAAGGGGTAGACCGCTATGACGGAAAATATATCAAGCATTACAATTTTTCAGACGATAGTATAAAGCTAGACTCACGAATTGCTTTGAACTGGCTCTATATGGACAGCGGGAATATATTATGGGTAATCGGTCAGAAAGGTCGTATTTTCAGATATGATTCACAGCATGATAAATTCAAACTGGCCTACATACATCCGGAACTGATCAGAAATAAGCCACAGGCATTTCTAAATTACGGTTATCTGGACAAGAACGACCGCATATGGCTATGTTATAAAGATAGTATTACCTGGTATGATATCCGTACCGGAACGACTTTGCATATGCCTACACCAGTCAACGGTGAAATAACTGCCATTGAACAGACGGATAGCAACCATTTCTTTATCGGTACAGGAAATGGCCTGTTTCATGCCGGGATAGAAAAGGGGAAACTAAATATAATGCCTGATAAAATGGTAGAAGGTATCGGCACATCAGTACATGAACTCTACTACCATGCTGTTTCAAAACAACTGTTTGTGGGAAACTATAAAGAGGGAATACTTATATATGACGTAGGAAAAACAGGAAAAATCATCCCTTGTCAATCACCCAACAATGTAGAGATAAACCGGATCGTTGCTTTGAATGCCCATGAACTTCTAGTAGCCACAGGTGGAAAAGGTGTATATAAACTAGATATGAATACATGCATGAGTGAACCCTATATAACTGCTGATTATAATAGTTATAACGGGATGAACGGAAACAATATCAATGATATTTATGTGGATGAGGAGGAACGCATCTGGCTTGCCAATTATCCTACCGGTATTACCATCCGTAACAACCGCTATGGAAGTTACGACCTGATAAGGCATTCCCTTGGCAACAGTCTTTCATTGGTGAACGATCAGGTTCATGATGTATTGGAAGATAGTGACGGTGACCTCTGGTTTGCAACCAGCAACGGTATCAGTCTTTATCAGACCGATACAAAAGAATGGCACTCGTTCCTCAGTTCCTTTGATCCGGTACCGGATGATGAGAATCACATCTTTTTGGCACTATGTGAAGCCTCTCCCGGAGTGATATGGGCCGGCGGTTTTATGTCAGGCATTTGCAAGATAGAAAAGAGGAAAGGGTTTAAGATTAGCCATCTTTCTCCTGCTGCTATTGCAGGAGTACGTCCTGACCAATATATATTTGACATTAAGAAAGATTCGGGCGGTGATATCTGGTCCGGCGGATATCATCATTTAAAGCGCATCAATCTTGAGACAAAAAGTGTGCGTCTATATCCGGGAGTAAACTCTATCACTACCATTCAGGAAAAGGACACCCGGCAGATGTGGATTGGTACAAGAATGGGGCTCTACCAGCTTGACAAGGAATCGGGAGTTTATCAGTATGTTGACCTGCCCATTGAATCTCCCTATATATGCGCTCTGTTCCAGAGAGATGACGGCATCCTATATATCGGTACCCGTGGAGCTGGACTGCTTGTATATAACATTAATAAAAAGAAGTTCATCCATCAGTACCGTACAGACAATTGTGCGTTGATTTCCGACAATATCCATACAATTCTTCCACGTCAGGACGAGAGTCTCCTTATGGGTACGGAAAACGGAATTACTATTTATTCACCTAGAAAACACTCCTTCCGCAATTGGACGCGGGAACAAGGATTGATGAGTGTCAATTTCAATACCGGCTCTGCTACCACCTATAGCAATAATACACTTGTTTTTGGTGGAAATGACGGGGCTGTCAGATTTCCGATAGACATACAGATACCAGAGCCACATTACTCACGTCTATTACTACGCGATTTTATGATAGCCTATCATCCCGTTTATCCGGGCGATGACGGTTCTCCGTTGGAAAAGGATATTGACGAGACCGACCGACTGGAACTGGCCTACGGACAAAACTCCTTTTCTCTTGATGTAGTTTCCATTAATTATGATTATCCTTCCAACATTCTTTATTCATGGAAGATTGACGGTTTTCATAAAGAGTGGAGCCGTCCGAGCCTGGACAATCGAATTGTTGTAAGGAATCTGCCTCCCGGCAGTTATACATTACAGATTCGTGCCATATCCAATGAGGAAAAGTACAAGACCTATGAAACAAGGAGCATTCAGATTGTCATAACGCCTCCGGCATGGGCCAGTGTATGGGCCATGGCTGGATATGCAATCCTACTGGTGTTGGTTATGGTTATCATATTCCGTATCATCATACTGCACAGACAGAAGAAGGTTTCGGATGAAAAAACACGATTCTTCATTAATACGGCCCATGATATACGTACTCCGCTTACATTAATAAAAGCTCCGCTGGAGGAAGTCATAGAAAACCGTATGGTGAAGGAACAGGCATTGCCGCATATAAATATGGCTCTAAAAAATGTGAATGCATTGCTTCAGCTGGCGACCAACCTGATAAATTTCGAACGGGTAGACGTCTACTCTTCCACCCTTTATGTTTCTGAATATGAATTGAATTCCTATATGGATAATGTTTGTGCTACTTTCCGCAAATATGCCGAGATGAAACATGTCAGGTTTGTTTACGAAAGCAATTTTGATTATCTGAATGTGTGGTTTGACAGTGACAAGATGGGATCTATTCTGAAGAATATTCTGTCAAATGCATTAAAGTATACACCTGAAGGTGGCAGCGTACGCATTTATGCCTGTGAGGAAGGAAACTCCTGGAGCATCGAAGTGAAAGATACCGGAATCGGCATTCCCTCATGCGAACAGAAGAAATTGTTTAGGAATTGTTTCCGGGGTAGTAATGTCATTAACTTGAAAGTGACAGGTAGCGGAATCGGTCTGATGCTGGTATACAAACTGGTCAAATTACATAAAGGCAGGATTCATATTCAAAGTACTGAGCATGAAGGCACTTGCGTGCAGGTAACTTTCCCGAAAGGGAACAGCCACCTACATAAAGCAAAATTCATCTCTCCCAAGATACCGAATGAATGTTCGGAGACTATCGTATCTGGTGGCACTCCAGGGTTACTATCCATGGAAATATCCCAAGTAAACGGCTCTCTACAACGTATCTTGATAGTAGAGGACAATGATGATTTGCGCAATTATCTTATTGATATGTTCAAAACGGGTTATAATGTCCAGTCCTGTCCGAATGGAAAGGAGGCACTTGTCATAGTACGGGAGTTTGACCCGGATCTCGTCATATCCGATATAATGATGCCCGAAATGGGTGGAGATGAACTCTGCTCAGTTATAAAAGGTGATCTTGAAATATCTCATATTCCGGTCATTTTGCTGACTGCACTGGGAGATGAAAAAAATATGCTTGAAGGACTGGAAATCGGAGCGGATGCCTACATCACCAAACCTTTCAGTGTGGGGATACTCAAGGCAACAGTCAAAAACATACTTGCAAATCGTACTTTGCTCCGTCAGGTTTATAACAGCATTGAAGATAGAGAACAGACTCTTCCAGTCAATTGCACCAATACCTTGGATTGGAAATTCATAGCCTCTGTCAAAGAATGCATAGAGAATAACATGGGAAATTCGGACTTCAATGTAGACATGCTCAGTAGTCAGCATCACATGAGCCGTACAAGTTTCTTCAACCAATTAAAGGCATTGACCGGTTACGCTCCAGCTGATTATATCCGGATGATACGTTTGCAACATGCCGCACAATTGCTAAAACAAGGCGAACATACAGTAACAGAGATTGCTGACATGGTTGGATTCTCGGATGCAAAATACTTCCGAGAAGTATTTAAGAAATATTACAATGTAAGTCCAAGCAAATTTAATACAAAATCAGAAAACTGA
- a CDS encoding site-specific integrase produces MNIKRNIIFALESRKKNGVPIVENVPIRMRVIYASQRIEFTTGYRIDVAKWDADKQRVKNGCTNKLKQSASEINADLLKYYAEMQNVFKEFEVQETMPTTQQLKDAFNLRMKDCSEEQQEEAQISFWEVFDEFVKECGNQNNWTASTYEKFAAVRNHLKEFKEDVTFEYFNDFGLNEYVNFLREKKDMRNSTIGKQMGFLKWFLRWSFKKGHHQNIAYDTFKPKLKTTSKKVIFLTWDELNKLKDYQIPHDKQYLERVRDVFLFCCFTSLRYSDVRNLKRSDIKPDHIEVTTVKTADSLIIELNDHSKAILEKYKDVHFENHMALPVISNQKMNDYLKELGELAEINEPVRETYYKGNERIDEVTPKYALLSTHAGRRTFICNALALGIPAQVVMKWTGHSDYKAMKPYIDIADDIKANAMNKFNQL; encoded by the coding sequence ATGAATATCAAACGTAACATCATTTTTGCATTGGAGAGCCGGAAGAAGAACGGTGTGCCAATCGTGGAGAACGTACCTATCCGTATGCGTGTCATATATGCAAGTCAACGCATCGAGTTTACAACAGGCTACCGGATTGACGTAGCCAAATGGGATGCCGACAAACAACGGGTAAAGAACGGATGCACCAACAAGCTGAAACAAAGCGCATCCGAAATCAATGCGGACTTGCTGAAATACTATGCCGAAATGCAAAACGTGTTCAAGGAGTTTGAGGTGCAGGAAACCATGCCCACCACCCAGCAGCTAAAGGATGCGTTCAATCTGCGGATGAAAGACTGCAGTGAAGAACAGCAGGAAGAAGCGCAGATAAGTTTTTGGGAGGTGTTCGATGAGTTTGTAAAAGAGTGTGGCAACCAGAATAATTGGACGGCATCCACATACGAGAAATTTGCAGCGGTGAGAAATCACCTCAAAGAGTTCAAGGAAGATGTAACCTTTGAATACTTCAATGATTTCGGGCTAAACGAGTATGTCAATTTCTTGCGTGAAAAAAAAGACATGAGAAACAGCACCATCGGTAAACAAATGGGGTTTCTCAAATGGTTCCTGCGCTGGAGCTTCAAAAAAGGGCATCATCAGAACATTGCATACGACACTTTCAAGCCCAAATTGAAAACAACCTCTAAAAAGGTAATATTCCTGACATGGGATGAACTGAACAAGCTGAAAGATTATCAGATACCGCATGACAAGCAGTATTTGGAACGTGTCAGGGATGTTTTTCTGTTCTGCTGCTTCACGAGCTTACGATATTCGGATGTCCGTAACTTGAAAAGAAGTGATATTAAGCCCGACCACATTGAAGTCACCACAGTCAAGACTGCGGACAGCCTGATAATCGAACTGAACGACCACAGCAAAGCCATTCTTGAAAAATACAAGGATGTTCATTTCGAGAATCACATGGCATTGCCCGTCATCAGCAATCAGAAGATGAATGATTATCTGAAAGAACTTGGTGAACTGGCGGAAATCAACGAACCTGTACGGGAAACCTACTACAAGGGGAATGAACGTATAGATGAAGTCACACCCAAGTACGCTTTGTTAAGCACCCATGCCGGAAGAAGGACTTTCATCTGTAATGCGCTGGCTCTCGGAATCCCTGCACAAGTGGTTATGAAATGGACGGGACACAGCGATTACAAAGCCATGAAGCCCTACATTGACATAGCGGATGATATTAAAGCCAATGCCATGAATAAGTTTAATCAACTATAA